CCAATAGCGGAGCCCTGAGGCACACCTGAACTGATGTAGTAAAATTCTATCCAAttcatgtatttattattatttatttatgatgattattgttatttattggtTAGCCCTAATGTCGATCAGCAGTGTTGGACTAATAACACCATCAGCTCAGCTGCTGCTAAGTTACAAACCCAATATGTCGGAGTATTTACCCAGAGCTGCTTCTTTCTTAGGCTTcaaaccttttttctttttcttgttgattgatcaaatagaaaaaaagacgACTTGTGTTCATTGAAACCTTAGAGGTGCAGAAAAATCTTTTGCCAGGAGTTCTTCACTTTTTATGGAGAAGAATCATTTCGTTCCTCTTTCCATCTTCTTGTTATTCAATAAAACATGAAGCCAGTCTAAATGTGGATATGAAGGGAGGAAGCTACTGAACTGCGTGTGTTAAATTCATGAGCAGAAATGGATAAGTTGCATCCATGGGACAAGACAGAGCTAGCATGAGGTGAGAGCCACGGTGAACAATCAAATTACTGGCACAAACTTCAGGAAATCTACTGATTTTTTAATTAACTAAATATGTTTCAAAGTTTGTCCACACGGTGGCAGTAGCGCAAAGGCTACCGGCGCGTCTCCAAGCAGAGCCCAGGTTATGTTTTTGCTCATTAAATGGGTCACCTGTACTAACGGAGTAATTAGGGGAGGATTTAATTTATATGTAATTTCGTAAATTAGCAATGGCCCAGTTTTTCTGCCTGCCAATCAAAGTTCAATTGGACGTTAATGTTCCTGTCACTATTTTTATTCTTTCTACGCTTCTTTGTCTGCACGACGGGGAATCCGTCAAAGATTTTCAGACAAAGACTTTGAAAAATAGGTTGCTTTGTTTCTAAACTCAAAACGGGCCCTTATTGTTTTCTGAAATAGGAGTTTGCAGTGTAAAGATTAAAATGCAGAACATTTTCAGCCTACAAATATGAAGTTTGTTGTCTGAACATCTCAGAGAAGAAAACATATCCATCCTCCTGTTTTTCTTTCTCAAAAATGTTAtgtattttgtcattgtttacaaACTTAaccataaaaatacaattattcatttttacattataagactttctatctatctatctatctatctatctatctatctatctatctatctatctatctatctatctatctatctatctatttttaaaaaaatttattatatataatgtatttcatcaacaaaaaaattTCCAAAAGTCTTCACCATTTTAATTTAGCTAAACTGaggataaaaataaataaaaatgcctCTTTGCCCCTAGAAATGTGTGACTGCAGGCTGAAGTCAGTTTTGGTTCATTGCCAAACCCGTCAGTAGGGGGCGCTTTGTCTACATGGACGAGCATTAATATGCATtaatatgcagaaatgtaatctTTAAAGTGTTGGCGGTAGTTTTAAGTAAGCAGGTTGCTTTTAGTGCAAAGGTAATCTCTGTCACATGACCTCTGCAGCGAAACGGctccaatttattttttttttaagttgagtGGCTTCTTGTGGGTTTGAAAGCTGTTCCAACCTGAATCTGACTAATGTTTAAAGGACAGTTAGTGATTAACTGGGCTGGATAAGGATTGTTGGTTGCAGCAGCTGCACAGATACCGGGCGGATCGAGCCTCTCTGACCGCCTCAGCATGCTCTGTGTCCGGGTCTGGACACGCTGTGGCGTCCGGTACCGACCGTGGAGACGAAACGCGAGCCACGTGGGCGCCGCCAGGCTGGATCTCAGCGGCATTTACCCCCCTATTGCCACTCCGTTCACCGCCAAGGAGGACGTAGACTACCAGAAGCTGGAGGAGAACCTGCAGAAATATGACAAGATACCCTTTAAAGGTTGGAGCTCAGCTTCACAGTCAGCTCAGATAAACCGAACCGAACCGCAACATACGCAATGCTTCAATAATGATCCTTCACATGTTAAACACTGGATCAGGAAGTCTGCATTAAATACATGTTGTTTTTTAGTATTGCAataagtttgtttgttttctaccCTAAAAATGAGACAAAGTTCAACGTTAAAGAAACACACAAACTCTTGTCTGTCGCCCCCTACCGTTCTTGAGTTGGTACTACGTTTTATTGTGCAGGAAATTGTTCGTAATCTCAGTAACATTTTCACAAACCCTAAACCTATTTTTGTCAGttaattagtttttatttatttaatgtgcAATAGTAAAAACACATATAGATAAAACAATAGCCCAGAtttagaaatataacaaaacaaaaacgatGCAAATTAGAATTAGAATCAGAATGCCTTTAACCTAAAAACTCCAGTTTATTCAACTCTTGGAGGTTTGacaaaattaataaaatctAAAACTTGctcattttatttgacttaaagAGTAGAAGATAGTAGACACAACTAAATGTGACTCAGATGTCATTGTGTGAATCCCAGCTTAACGCTGAAAGAGTTTTTGTTGCTGCAGGTCTGGTGGTTCAAGGCTCCAACGGTGAGTATCCCTACCTGACGGAGGAGGAGCGAGTGGAGGTGGTGAAGGAGGTCAGACGATCCCTGCCACTGGGgaagctgctgctggctggaTCAGGCTGTGAATGTAGGTGGGATTGGACTCTGTTTAGACATTTAATAGACATAAATACACACATTAACAATAAACAGACGCTTTTCAGATGCGTTAAATACAACAAGAAAAAAACCCTTCAAAATCTGCATTTGATCAATCTCTGATTTACTTGGAATAGTGAAGGATTTAtgaaaaatgttcattttaagAAATGTGGTTGTTACGTTTAATCTCATTTTTAATTCCTGGTAAATAGCATAAAATGTAACAGATAAAGTTTTGTAATTTTTCTACAGTAGCAGAGTGAATGCAGACAGGCAGCTTAATTAACCGGTGACCCAGTAACAACATTTTCTAATCATTTGTTACTGTAGCATAAAGCCGTCACACCCatgtcaaaataataataataatgataataaagtgaatagaaatcatttCAGACCTTGCTGCCCCTTTAATGGGACTATATAACATgtatgaaataaatattttaggAGGAAAATGAAACAAGGCAACGATCAACCAGCAAGGCAACATTTGCCAGGAATTGCTTTCCATATATTCTCGATGATGTCCAAGTTCTGGGGAATGTCAATGTTGCCCAATATTTTCttctgttgctgttttttttacagttttctaTCATTTATTGCCTGGTATATATGACTATTTTATATGATTCCTCTGActgtagattaaaaaaaaaacaactaaattgagtcttttttattattattattttggtaCTTAAATGTTGCAGCAATGACCTGATCCCAAAATTATCCTCTGCCTCTAAATATGCTTGTTTGGCGAAATGGCTGTGACATTATCATGTGTGTTGGTTATTTGATTTTTAGCACTGTGAAGTTTTATTTCAGTGCCTTTAAACTGAGTTTCAATGTGGATTTAAGTCTGAAATGATCTGAAATAGTAACACATTTCCTCCCTGTGTGTGCGGCGCCTTTTGGGTAATGCTTTATGGTTTTTGTGCAACGAAATCTActgcttttttaattaactaaATGTGCTGTAACTGTGTGGCAGCTAATGTGCTCCACCTTAGAGTAAGACAGGTGTAAATATGAATTATAAAATCGTATCAGGAATGGCAGAAAtctctttatttatttacctgTGAAAACAAGGTCGGCTGCTTGGAAGGTCATTAAATGCAGAAACACAAGTATTTTCTTCATATGGATGGATAGATTCATTAAATATTATATTCTTTCTTTTTGGCAGTTTTGTTTCATATTTAGTCTGTTTTCGTTTCGCTAATTTAGTTTATGTTTGCATGTGTGTGACAGAGTGGCTGAGTGAGGAAATAATAcatttacaatacattttttatcAAGTTGTTGCTTTCTGAATCATAATCAAATCATGAAGTTTCTCTCCTTTTCACAGAATGCTTTGTACATCcagaataataattaaaaacaattagatTTAGATTCTATTATAAGACATAAGAAACAAACTCTCTCCATCCAGCGTTTTGAATAATTAGTAAATTAATGTTCGACTTTAATTAGAGAAAAAAATTTGACTGCAAAGTAAAAAacaatgtgcattttttttacatgttctgTTTATGTTCAGGCTTTTATTCCaaacttttcaacttttaaaagtttttttctcattttcaaACATATTACAGTTTAATTTAAGagtgaaaaaatttttttacggTTAGGTTGATCTCATTAGGAAAAGGCTTTTCTTaagttttaaaatgcttttcagTTTTTACCACAAACACCCTCACAGATGTTCAAATGAAACATGCAAATGTTTTATCCTTTCAAAAACAGCATAAACTCTTGATGACGTTAATTATTGGTTCGGTTACATCCAATCTTTGGAGTCACAGAGGGTCAGTAATTAAGAACAATTACAATAAGacatattttgttcatttttaatcagacatgtttttatttaaagCTTTAGTGTTTCAGTTAAATTGAAAGGAAATTGTGTGATTATGGAATCGTGTGAGAAGAACAGGAAGTTTAAATTGCacaagattttcatattttgacaTTTCTGTGCTTCTGAACAGCTTTTTACACTTTTTAAAATCTTCATGATGCGTTTAAGACGCACATTAGATTTTGTTGTGCTTAAATAACTCAAAAAGggatatattaatatttgtattAATAATTCACCAGTACCCAAATAGCATCCTCTGGAATCAAAGACTCACTGATGGGAAACGATGAATCGTATTTAGAGTCTGAAACCTTAAAATGTTTTCTCACCTTTAGCTCAAACTGAACTGATGAAATCCAAATTTCTTTCTTTAATTTGTAGGTAAAAGCTAATTAagcatttatcttttttttctgttcttgCCACACTTAAATGTTTCAGATCAtcaaacacattttaatatCATATAAAGATAGCTTGAGTAAATATAAGATTTACAGTTTACAGCTTTTAGGTGATTTTATGTAGGACAAAAAGCCAACCTTGCTCTATTAGGCATTAATTTACCCCTAATGACTGGTTGTGCCATGCTTTGCAGCAGCAGCATAAACTCTTACCaaggttttaaaataattttcactGAGTTTCTTACCTTGTTGAGGGGAAACGTTTCCCCGCTGCAGAGCTTTTAGTTTCGTTTTGTTTTTAGTCTTTTAGAAAAGTTGCAAAATGTGAATTTTGTTCTGTGAGGAATTTTGACCATCCATGAAAGACGATGAAGGTGTTTTCGTGGCTTAGCTTTGACCGTGTTTGAAGCCAGGCCCGTTGCTAGGTAACGGCCAGGCTTCACTGGGGTTGCTAGGTAACTCAGTTCCTGCTGATTTGTGACGTTATATCCGAAGGTTTTTGAACCTTATAGACTGAATATCCTTCAGCAACAACCAGAGTTGGATAGTAACTAGTTACATTTACTCAAttgcatttacttgagtaagtattttgaaaaaaaaaatacttttaggtTATTTTTACTACActgtactttttatttttacttgagaaTTTTTATTACAAAGTATTTCTACTCTTACGTGAGTAAATTTTCTGAATTTTCTACCCACTGAATGAAAAGCAAACATGTTTTAACCCAAAACTCCCCagaaacaaacacacacctgcAGTTTTTATTAAAGTTTAATACGTTTTTAATTGAAAGAAACtgatttgggattttttttcttttgtctgattttgttattttttgtttcttatatgaattattatttttaccttaaaatgccaaaatatgctaaactTAACTTTATGTATTGGTCTGTcaaattattaaattttttaatattaattgaTAATTTGATCAGTCACTCAGAACTTGAGTAAACTTtttaccaaatacttctttACTCTTACTCGAGTAATTTCTTGGACGGCTACTTTCTTCTCTTACTTCAGTAAAAATATGTTGTAGTGCTACTTTTACTATAGTAAAAGTTTTTTTGGGCACTCTGCCCACCTCTGCCACTGACTCTGTTGtattatttctgtgttttttccatCCAGCCACCAGAGCCACCGTCCAGCTCACAGCCAAGATGGCGGCAGTCGGAGCGGACGCCGTCCTCGTGGTGAACCCGTGCTTCTACAAGGGCAAGATGGACATCTGGGCGCTCATTCATCACTTCACAAAGGTTAGCTGGCACTTTTACTGCAGAAACGTAATCAGGACTTCTGACATAAGATTGATTCGTACCTCATTGAGTAATAGACTAGAAGTGAATATTATGCCTCTGGAAGTTTGCCAGAAAGAGGAAATTTGGGTGAGTGCATGATATCAGTGAGAAAAGCTCCAATTTTGTTGGCCAGATGAGATAGAGAGATAATTGGAAtttaattaaatgattaaatatTAAGCAATTAGACTAAATTTTAAGCATTACATAAAAAATAGACATGTTAAAGGTGACTTATTACGCTTTCCTGAACAGGTTAGGATAGATCAAAATAtgttcattacatttttccacaACTCTGCTCAGTTCTGCCTATTTTGAGCTGTTTTAAGGCCTCCTGTcactttaaattcaaataagctCAATGTTTACACTAATGTGTAAAAATGGCTGCAAGCAAATGTTCAATTCTACAACCGTACATCTTTGAAAAGTAGAAGTAGAGCCTCCTGCACAATAAGCAAGAATGCAGCAAATGGTTTCTGGATGGTAAGTCAACAATGAAACATTTGTCTTTTTCCAGCAGCCATTGTACAGCACATGCAGAGGTTAAACCAGCTGACCAAACGTGCTGGAGCTCTGCTGGGGTTGCTAGGTAACGCAGTGCCTGCTGATTTGTAATGTTACATTctgataatttttaaaaagggtCATCTTCAGAAAATCAATAAACATGATCATATTCCCAAAAAACATCTaggtgttttcttttttttttttaagtgctttGGCTGTTTTTAGAAGAAGTTGAGATCCAAATAGAAGTATAAATGTGTACAAATTGTGAATTTTACATAATAGGTCGCCTTTAAGGGGTTTAATCTCTGGAGATAATCCTGTTTCAGATACAAAATTATGTTAGAATACGCACTGCATTGAGATTTGAAGCTTGTGGGGATGTGTATTCTCAGACCAGGTGGTCATAATGTTATGCCTTATCAGTGATTTGTCAGGCTAAGTCCAGTTGGTGGCGCTATAAAACCTTAAAAAACCcggagatatttttttaaataaatgtgtgaCGCTGAATGTTGCGGACATATTAAAAACTTTTGCAacagaaacattaaaagcagaacCGAGTTCATACATTTTAgcttttaaaatatattaatttgTTCAAGGCCTGTTATGCTttcagaaaatgaaaaaaaaattggcttgTTTTTCTATTTTACTTAAAACCAAATTTACAGTTTTAATAATTAACATTATACATTGGGGTCAAAAGAGTTTTATTGGAATAGTTAACCAAATGTTGACTAGGAGTGAAATCATGTTGAGAGAATAAAGTAAAGCTCTCAGGTTTAGACATGTCATTCCTCCTCCGGCCTGCAGGTGGCAGACAGCAGCCCGGTGCCAGTGGTTCTGTACAGCGTCCCGGCCAACACGGGCCTGGACCTGCCGGTGGACGCTGTGGTGGCGCTGTCTCAGCACCCAAACATCCTGGGCCTCAAGGACAGCAGAGGAGACGTAAGCTGAggatactttttttaaattttagtttagtttttcaggaggaaattctggtcatctttggggttttttgttgttgtttttattttttacattttgtttgATCTTTATTTTACCACATAAGTTGATTGGAAACAAGTTCTCATTTTCAGGAAACATCAAAATGTCATTCAGCAGGAATGATCATAAAACACGCAAACAAAAACACCATTTTCATTCTGACTGAACGTACATCTGCTGCTGCAGTGATGGGACTCGACCCAGTGAGCAACAATCCGTCCCTTCAGGAAGTCACAATGTTGCGATCTATTAATGCAAATTTACTCatcattcacacatttttcccAGTTTGCATCAGTCATTGTGAGTTTTCCTCAAATCTGACCAATCACCGTAACCATTTGGATTTTTTCTGACCAGTCACTGCAACCCGTCTGAATTTTGACCAATCCGCTTTGTTTAATAGGAGCTGAATAGACCAGATTTCAACGTTGGCTCTAAAACAGAATTACAATTGCTTCAAAGTTGGAGAAAGGTTGCAAAGGTTGCTTTGTGTTTTCTTTCTGTTTGAGTGAATGCACAGTATTTTACTTATCAGTTCAGCGTCCCAGAAATTTAAATATCTCAGACTTTGTATAGATTCTTACTTTTTAAATTCAATAGCTGGCCGATGTTTTTTAAGACTGAATTGAAAGAAGTAATTATGTGCACATGAATGGACGGAGGTGCAGGACCGCAGAGGCTTTCAGTGAAGCTGGATGGAAAAAGTTATCACACTTGATCTTTACAGTGAAgataacatttattcatcacacAAGGTCAAATGTTGTATCACACTTTAACTTGAACTAACCTTTAGGTTTGACCTTTCACCTGCAGACACTTTTTCTCCTGTTCCTTTGCTTATCCACTTAATTTCCAGATTTAAACAAAATGAACTTCATAAAGCATCTTTTCCTCACCTAGCCTTAGTTTTTCTTACAGTACAAACTGACACGCTTATGTTACACAAAACAAGAAACCATGAAAGTTAACCAGTTTATTTCCCTTTAATGAAAAGAGAGCAAAATTAATGAACGAGATTTGATGCTTAGTATTCATTATATCAACACCGTCGACGTTAAATAGGTTTTATTCAGCTATTGACCCTTTGCAACGACGTCACTAAATCATTCGAGGCGCCATGATGTGAAGTGAGGGATGGGAGGATTGAACTGAGCGACTGAAATTGTTTCCCAAATTTGTTTTTGTCAGTTTATTCATGGCTTCTACTTGTTCGAGTCGAGCTAATTTGTAGCACACCTGGTTGGGGCTCATAGACGGCGGTATTCACAGAAGCCTGAAACAGCTAGCTTAGAAACCGACCCGTATTTCCTCCATCCTGACGTGTTGATCAAATTACAGACTTTGCCTGAATTCACACCACATGATTTATGTCACTATGTCATAAACAGCGTTTCCCTTTACACCGGAGCGGGATTAAAAACGTACAGAAGACGAGATGCTAACCAGTTTTTTCCATACATGCTATGCTACATGACGGCGTGGCACTGTTTCCATGGTTACCAACGGTTAGACATGCACcttctccatccatccatccatccatccattttctgttcacccttGTCCCTAATGGGGTCGGGAGGGGTTGCTGGTGCCTATCTCCAGCTACGTTCCAGGCgggaggcggggtacaccctggacAGGTCGCCAGTCTGTCGCAGGGCACACCTTCTCCATAATGTGATATTTAATACCTTTCTAATTATGCTTTCTTGTAAAGTATATGAACGTTAATCTGTATGTAACGAATGAATATAACGTACAAATTTTACTTTTTGAAGGAATTACTGAGTTAAATCaactttttcatgatatttaattttttgaccAGCACTTGTGCATCATCAGAAAAATTATCAACTCCTCATCAATGTACACCTATAAATTActgatccatccatccatccatcttcttCCGCTTATccgaggtcgggtcgcgggggtagCAGCTTCAGAAGGgaggcccagacttccctctccccggcCACTTCTGCTAGCTCCTCCGGGGGAATCccgaggcgttcccaggccagccgagagacatagtccctccagcgtgtcctgggtcttccccggggcctcctcccGGTGGgacgtgcccggaacacctcaccagggaggcgtccaggaggcatcctgaccagatgcccaagccacctcaactggctcctctcgatgtgaaggagcagcggctctactctgagtccctcccggatgactgagcttctcaccctatctctaaggg
Above is a window of Corythoichthys intestinalis isolate RoL2023-P3 unplaced genomic scaffold, ASM3026506v1 HiC_scaffold_89, whole genome shotgun sequence DNA encoding:
- the LOC130911716 gene encoding LOW QUALITY PROTEIN: 4-hydroxy-2-oxoglutarate aldolase, mitochondrial-like (The sequence of the model RefSeq protein was modified relative to this genomic sequence to represent the inferred CDS: inserted 1 base in 1 codon; deleted 1 base in 1 codon); translated protein: MLCVRVWTRCGVRYRPWRRNASHVGAARLDLSGIYPPIATPFTAKEDVDYQKLEENLQKYDKIPFKGLVVQGSNGEYPYLTEEERVEVVKEVRRSLPLGKLLLAGSGCESTRATVQLTAKMAAVGADAVLVVNPCFYKGKMDIWALIHHFTKVADSSPVPVVLYSVPANTGLDLPVDAVVALSQHPNILGLKDSRGDITRIGLIDHKTKAQDFQVLAGSAGFXMAAYCVGAVGGVCALANVLGQELCELERLCRSGRWEEAKVLQQRLIEPNAAVTRKLGVPALKQAMEWFGYHGGACRSPLQPLTEAETQLLRRDFSTNGWL